The Fundulus heteroclitus isolate FHET01 chromosome 13, MU-UCD_Fhet_4.1, whole genome shotgun sequence genome contains a region encoding:
- the LOC105919520 gene encoding plasma kallikrein-like: MCMFTQVNLVFLLLTRHFHCFLKATSSGEPSRQVPKQGTTAGYSLKSCNPDSRPCLAGLYEDVDFPGADYRSLFTADQYECQRACTDDPGCQFFSFFSGAFNQLNVRYKCNLKFSWTVPRTPIVRALSDRISGFSQRMKPESSLTECKGTLFPNVNLPGHDIEVLAAASPEQCQVLCSDHPLCTYFTYVSNGFRCYLKNNEAEMVPRTENGATSGLPARSCQLDNGWTKVVYEGIDFPYSDIRFFPLDNFKSCEKSCTEDPNCQFYSYVTTR; the protein is encoded by the exons ATGTGCATGTTTACCCAAGTTAATCTAGTTTTTCTTCTCCTGACTAGACATTTCCACTGCTTCCTTAAGGCCACTAGCTCAGGAGAACCAAGTCGTCAGGTTCCTAAACAGGGTACTACTGCTGGGTATTCCCTTAAATCTTGCAATCCAGACTCGA GACCATGTCTAGCAGGGCTGTATGAAGATGTGGATTTCCCAGGAGCCGATTACAGGAGCCTTTTCACAGCAGATCAGTACGAGTGTCAGAGAGCCTGCACCGACGATCCTGGCTGTCAGTTCTTCAGTTTTTTCAGTGGCGCATTTAATCAGCTGAATGTCAG GTACAAGTGCAACCTTAAATTTAGCTGGACAGTGCCGAGAACACCGATAGTTCGAGCCCTGTCGGATAGAATCTCTGGATTTTCCCAAAGGATGAAACCAGAGTCCTCCCTCACCG AGTGCAAGGGAACACTTTTTCCAAACGTCAACCTTCCTGGACATGACATTGAAGTTCTAGCTGCTGCCTCTCCTGAACAATGTCAGGTGTTGTGCTCTGATCACCCACTATGCACATACTTCACCTATGTCAG taatGGCTTTAGATGTTACTTGAAGAATAATGAAGCTGAAATGGTCCCCAGGACTGAAAATGGGGCCACATCTGGATTGCCAGCACGCTCCTGTCAGCTGGATAACG GTTGGACCAAAGTGGTTTATGAGGGAATAGATTTCCCGTATTCAGATATACGCTTTTTTCCACTGGACAACTTTAAGTCGTGTGAGAAAAGCTGCACCGAGGATCCCAATTGCCAGTTCTACAGCTACGTCACCACAAG GTGA